The genomic window TTTGAAAGCTTTCCATTGTAAATTGAAATGCCATTACTACTAGAGGCTCATCCAGCTAGATCTTTTATCAAAAGGCAAAGAGGCCTGGGTAGGTAGTGTGGTTTTGAAATATGCCATCCAGCTGGTTGAATGCAAACTGATGGTGAAAATAGTGCAGTGAACCAACAAGGGCAACACCTGATGTTGTGTGACAAGGGGGTTCTGACTGAgcaaaagtgaagagaaaggcGAGTACCCAGAAAGGAAGCAAGAGGGAAGGAGATGCTCTAAGAGAAGTATGAGCCAACTTCACAGGTTCGCCCCGGGCTGGCAAAACTCTAATCTACACGGAGTGGCtgctggcagagaaagaggtagcaTTGTAGTATTCAGTATTCACTACAACGTTGTCAGAATGCAGAGAAGGAATGTTGGGTTGTCATTAATTATGGCAGAAGTTACAgtagggaggagaaagaaaccaACAGGAAACAGTCAGGGCTTAACAAAGCAGGCACTGTGGATCAGCCAAGACCAGTGAACTGGTTCAGATACTCATGAGGGTGCAGACAGGGAGCAACACAATCAGAAGGAAAAGGTCAGAGGCAAGGCTGGTCTGAGGAAAGCTGCCATCTTGTACCAGGTGTTAGCTCTTCCTTCATCTTCTAACATCTGTATCTTTCATCTTTGGTGTTCACTCATCCCTTCCTGCATTGACACACCACCTCCTCTCAGTTCTTAGAGGCTTGTCTCAGAAGCAGATAGTCACACTGGACATGTGATCTCAGTCTTTCATGCCAAACTTGGCCTGTGCTCTAAGCCTTATCCCCAAATGcacagaaacatgaagaaataatttcatcttttttattctcAGAATATGAATTGGTACTGGACTGGGTGGTCTGGCCCTTGTGGGAGGCGGAATGAAGTCTTCAGGAATGTGGTATCATCTTATCTCAAAGAGATAGCAGTAGGTAGTGTGCCAAGTTCACAGTCCAAATCACACCCAGAACAAATACATGGCTGTGTGGTAGGGCGTGGGCTCTACCTCTTGAGGAAGAAGAGGGGTAAAAACTATTTTGAGACAGCTGAGCAACAGAGGAGCCAGCACAGAAGGGCCTGTAGGAGAAACAgatcttcctctcctttctcctactACTGAAGGGCAGAGAAACATGACCCCAGCAAGGGGCCAAAGCAGGTAATAGCTACTTGGATCCTCTTAGGAAGAGGCCAGACCTCTCCAGAGCTGGTTAACTGCCTTTGCCAGGCAGTGGAATACTGGCCATAAGAATAGAGATGAACTGTTCTAATTTCTGTGCAGCTTTCTTCCCGGCCTCTAGTACTTCCTCGTGAGTGGCCTTCTCCTTGGTTTCATAATCCGTGACCACTTTGTTAGTGATGAGGGAGAAGCCAAAGACTCGGAGTCCACAGTGCCTTGCAACTATAACTTCTGGCACTGTGCTCATGCCTGAGGAGAGAGCGGGAAAACAACTGTCAGGGTCCCTTAAGTCAAATCTTCTCCCAGTTTACAGTCTAGGTCTACAGTCTTACATCTTTCCACCCCTATTTTACCAGACCCCTCCCAGGTCAAGCCTCTAGCCCGAGTTCCCCTTCTCACCAACAGCATCTGCCCCCAGCTTCTGCAGCAGCCGACACTCGGCAATAGTCTCGAAGGAGGGGCCTGCCAACATCACATAGGTGCCCTCCTgcagctctctctgctcccccattTGTTTCCAGGCACTGTAAGCTTTCTGCCTCATATCCCGGTCATAGGCATCAGACATGGCAGGGAAGCGAAGTCCAAACCTAGGGCACCGGTTGGAATCTCAGATTATTGGAACATAATGAGCTCTGACTCCCAGACAAGTTCTTAAACTGCACCCagctattacacacacacacacacacacacacacacacacacaagatacaTACTTTTCCTCATTCGGCCCTACAAGAGGGTTCGAACCACTGAAACCAGGGAGGTTGATGTGGTCGCGGATCAGCATGATATCTCCAACCTCGAACTTGGGGTTGAGTCCTCCGGCTGCATTGGTGACTACTAGGGTGTCCACACCCAGAAGGGAGAAAACTCTCACTGGGAAAGTCACCTTACAGACAAAAGATAAACGATAAGaaagtgttctttaaaatttCCACCAACCCacccacacatatatgcatgATACACAccatgaaagagaaaggaggggaccAAAGTCATCCTAGCCCAGGTAGCTAGGTCATGAAATGAGGCTGAGAactttctcccccttcttctgGATCCAACCAGGCTTATGCCCCTGATTTACCTTGGAGAGTGGGTAGCCTTCATACATGTGGAACCTGCCCTGCATTATCACGCAGGCTCTGCCATTCAGGAACCCAAACACCAGTCGACCGGCATGACCTGGCACTGTGTAcaatagaaaggaagaagaacGGAGATAATGTTTCCATACAACTCATATCCACGGAACACCCAGTACAAGCCAACTCATGGTGCTCAACGTGGGAGGGTATACTTAAGCAAAAGATGACATCACTAACTCCTTTCAGAAAGCTGAAGTCTGGCAGAGAGAGGAATAAATCATAAACTTACCAATAACTATATAAGTACATCCTGAGATTAGAGCAATGGGGGTAAGGATGTTTGAAGTGAACCACATATCAcaggaaagattatttttttttaattttagagagagaaagagtgtgagcaggggaggggggcagaaggagagacagagagaatcttagctTAAGATTCTCCGTGCTAAGCTTGGATACTGATGCGGGGCTCgtttccacaaccctgggatcgagGTGAGCCAATATCAAGTtggctcaactaactgagccacgcaggtgtcttaagggtttttttttctttttatttatttttaagagagagcgagacagcatgagcagggtagagtcagagagagagggagacacagaatccgaagcaggctccaggctgagctagctgtcagcacagagcctgacaccaggcccgaacccacaaaccacgagatcatgacctgagctgaagtcagaagcttaactgactgagccacccaggcgctccaggtttgtttgttttttttaagaaagttcaAAGGAATGAGCAAGCCATATTCCAAGAGAATAAAAGTGagcaaaaaatatagaaaaagtggGTAATAATAAATGCAGTGAATGCAGTCCTTATAgacttttccaaaatttctaaaGTTCTCAAAATGTGTATGCTTATTTATTACCCTAACTAAACCATGTGCCTCTTCACTCTTGAAAGGGAGTTCATAGTATATTCTAGCTTCCTGAAAAGGTTACTGAACAACAGGGAAAGGAGCTGAGTGTGGACCCACGCAAGTCTTCTCCACGATGACCCACAAA from Suricata suricatta isolate VVHF042 chromosome 9, meerkat_22Aug2017_6uvM2_HiC, whole genome shotgun sequence includes these protein-coding regions:
- the PNP gene encoding purine nucleoside phosphorylase; protein product: MENRFTYEDYENTAKWLLCRTKHRPQVAVICGSGLGGLANKLTEAQSFDYSEIPNFSQSTVPGHAGRLVFGFLNGRACVIMQGRFHMYEGYPLSKVTFPVRVFSLLGVDTLVVTNAAGGLNPKFEVGDIMLIRDHINLPGFSGSNPLVGPNEEKFGLRFPAMSDAYDRDMRQKAYSAWKQMGEQRELQEGTYVMLAGPSFETIAECRLLQKLGADAVGMSTVPEVIVARHCGLRVFGFSLITNKVVTDYETKEKATHEEVLEAGKKAAQKLEQFISILMASIPLPGKGS